The Deltaproteobacteria bacterium genome includes a window with the following:
- the ruvB gene encoding Holliday junction branch migration DNA helicase RuvB: MKRLVSGGKQDPEEITGNIGLPVGDDPRPKSLGDYVGQTELVSNLRVYLQAARNRGEPLDHVLFYGPPGLGKTTLARLIATEMGSQLKQTSGPAIQHKGELAGLLTGLEPGDVLFIDEIHRLSRPIEEALYPAMEDFSFDIMIGEGPGARSVKLDLPRFTLVGATTRFGAMSAPLRDRFGIQMRLEFYAVEEIQQIIERGAGIYKTRIDRNGATEIARRSRGTPRVALRLLRRVRDFADAQNGGIVDRALADQALKRLDIDEMGLDPLDRRYLEFLITRFQGGPRGVETMAATLSEEVETLEASVEPFLLKEGFIERTSRGRVALERAYRHLGLKPAGPQNTLF; the protein is encoded by the coding sequence ATGAAACGTCTCGTCTCGGGCGGGAAGCAGGATCCGGAAGAGATCACCGGGAATATCGGATTGCCCGTCGGAGACGATCCGCGTCCGAAATCACTGGGAGATTATGTTGGCCAGACGGAACTGGTTTCCAACCTCCGGGTCTATCTTCAAGCGGCAAGGAACCGGGGGGAACCGCTCGACCATGTGCTGTTCTATGGCCCCCCGGGACTGGGAAAGACGACCCTCGCCCGGCTGATCGCCACTGAGATGGGTTCCCAGCTCAAGCAGACATCAGGCCCGGCCATCCAGCACAAGGGAGAACTGGCTGGTCTCCTGACCGGGCTTGAACCGGGAGATGTACTGTTCATTGACGAAATCCACCGCCTGAGCCGTCCAATCGAGGAGGCCCTTTACCCGGCGATGGAGGATTTTTCCTTCGACATCATGATCGGCGAGGGGCCGGGCGCACGGAGCGTAAAACTGGATCTCCCGCGTTTTACACTCGTGGGGGCAACGACACGTTTTGGCGCCATGTCGGCACCGCTGCGGGACCGGTTCGGGATCCAGATGCGGCTGGAATTCTATGCTGTGGAAGAGATCCAGCAGATCATTGAGCGCGGAGCCGGAATCTATAAAACCAGAATCGACCGGAACGGTGCCACCGAGATCGCACGACGTTCCCGTGGAACCCCCCGGGTTGCCCTGCGACTCCTGCGGCGCGTCAGGGATTTCGCCGACGCCCAGAACGGGGGCATCGTGGACAGGGCACTCGCCGACCAGGCGCTCAAGCGTCTTGATATTGATGAAATGGGACTCGACCCCCTGGATCGCCGCTATCTGGAGTTTCTCATCACCCGGTTTCAGGGCGGCCCTCGCGGCGTGGAAACCATGGCCGCGACACTCTCCGAAGAAGTCGAGACGCTGGAAGCTTCCGTGGAGCCGTTTCTTCTGAAAGAAGGGTTTATCGAACGAACTTCCCGCGGACGTGTCGCGCTGGAACGGGCCTACCGGCATCTGGGCCTAAAACCTGCCGGACCGCAGAACACGCTCTTCTGA